From one Culex quinquefasciatus strain JHB chromosome 3, VPISU_Cqui_1.0_pri_paternal, whole genome shotgun sequence genomic stretch:
- the LOC6038814 gene encoding protein phosphatase 1 regulatory subunit 12A isoform X6, which yields MSMDNRNTSALFKRAEQLKRWEESETNKHSGTPKSPSMRRIKFSSGCIFLAACVAGDKDEVSRLLETGADIDTANVDGLTALHQACIDDNLDMVEFLVQNGADVNRKDNEGWTPLHATSSCGFLSIARYLIESGADLASINSDGELALDLACSDAMEDLIQRHIDEQGIDCEDARQAEEKIMLNDAKRWLRSDSTDCDKPHPKTGATACHVAAAKGYGKVLALLLDGRGDFDKQDVDGWTPLHAAAYWGQKEAVQMLLNANVDIDVQNYSGQYAIDIAQKDIVPLLDEARKNNLKRPKRRPASQIRITDTIENSIETPTKVIRVEVKPIDSKEKEEVPEKENQPTEPDVILRRTQSFESDEKFYQKYVELRARIQANSCPILPNTNPAVANAAAKTAASNNYLVQRSASLKDHRTLRKASSNLVLGSTGSTTPTGTNANVQTQSATSPPTSPTGTPVTAPSSGQIRSITPANNNNNINNLSQNNSHHIATPAEQTIDNNYSSSDTSDTSTTTNAAVAAAAAAGNKNHSLFELNRKYIEQAQKTKINNERNKFLSSLNEKRQQQLQQQQQQQQHQDKDTAAYQRAETKASPAGFVAQPATAESGPAADEPTAEPPITRAQSVGGVYAANAATATSPSSAVQNQYPAVVTSTNKLSPGNIFKNFFKSFVPPTRDEESETQRKAHAKRVRETRRSTQGVTLDEIKSAEQLVKKKNSTNAAEGDPAATTTTTITPPTSSSSSSTPAAVPTPPPPINDRVPDPSGGTGSSSSSIPEVSSKQVPSPSDPPVSMSASFTLSAPPSTTSAKSAAAQRTGDGGGGGSGEGGGGDGTADGDDGSKISVSYTIAAPKGIESSVAATIGSAAKEKSKDDAVSTTATFSVPTPAANNLNKKTESDEFTKPTATIRAPASSFSTSKRSLFDIDNANSLTLAEKLRQEANKYAESDKENFVSSAKSSAKTSSESTAAAAAPANVTPAAAAEGTVLLRKDSSAPSSPLHQHHHQPSTLAERRPSWRLKVDGGSKFKLEDATAPAITPTSNNNTSSSAALDSSNNTRTQQNELNSISASSLAQRRQNGDSSTFNSTRPASAPELATTTATSNDASLHLRRSLKSEENKENDKENDNRSSAQATQAVIQRRRRPKRRSTGVVHVDMEDIDPERQDSPVDGEEKESGTERGRSRVGSTASDLAADAQKDGSGVAESKENGGDYVDYKALYEQAKADNEKLKSSMRKKDEEVLSLKSALDRFTTATTKNNSLSELEKRERRAMERKMSEMEEELKLLQKYKTENERLRAENRALTRVVSKLTTSAQNQLHSKH from the exons GCCTGCATAGACGACAATTTGGATATGGTGGAATTCCTAGTACAGAACGGTGCCGACGTTAACAGAAAAGATAACGAAGGATGGACACCCCTGCACGCCACATCATCCTGCGG ATTCCTCAGTATAGCCCGCTACCTGATAGAGAGTGGCGCCGACCTGGCGTCGATCAACAGCGACGGCGAGCTGGCCCTGGATCTGGCCTGCTCGGACGCGATGGAGGACCTCATCCAGCGACACATCGACGAGCAGGGCATCGACTGCGAGGACGCACGCCAGGCCGAGGAGAAGATCATGCTGAACGACGCCAAGCGGTGGCTCCGCAGCGACAGCACCGACTGTGATAAGCCCCACCCGAAGACGGGCGCGACGGCCTGCCACGTGGCGGCCGCCAAGGGATACGGCAAAGTGCTCGCCCTGCTGCTGGACGGCCGGGGGGACTTTGACAAGCAGGACGTGGACGGGTGGACGCCACTGCACGCGGCCGCCTACTGGGGCCAGAAGGAAGCCGTCCAGATGCTGCTGAACGCGAACGTCGACATCGACGTGCAGAACTACAGCGGCCAGTACGCGATCGACATCGCCCAGAAGGACATCGTGCCGCTGCTGGACGAGGCGCGCAAAAACAACCTCAAACGACCCAAACGGCGTCCGGCTAGTCAGATTAG AATTACGGACACTATTGAGAATAGCATCGAGACCCCTACCAAGGTCATCAGGGTCGAGGTGAAACCGATCGACAGCAAAGAAAAAGAAG AAGTTCCTGAGAAGGAGAACCAGCCAACAGAGCCCGATGTGATACTGCGGCGGACGCAAAGCTTCGAGAGCGATGAAAA GTTCTACCAGAAGTACGTCGAGCTGCGAGCCCGAATACAGGCCAACTCGTGCCCGATCCTGCCCAACACGAACCCCGCCGTCGCGAACGCGGCCGCCAAAACCGCCGCCAGCAACAACTATCTTGTACAAAGGTCTGCCTCGTTGAAGGACCACCGGACGTTAAG GAAGGCCTCCAGCAACCTGGTCCTGGGAAGCACCGGCAGCACCACCCCCACTGGCACAAACGCGAACGTACAAACGCAGTCGGCCACGTCGCCACCCACTAGTCCCACCGGAACGCCCGTGACGGCACCCAGCTCCGGACAGATTCGAAG CATCACACctgccaacaacaacaacaacatcaacaacctCAGCCAGAACAACAGCCATCACATTGCGACACCGGCGGAACAGACCATTGATAACAACTACAGTAGTAGCGATACTAGCGACACCTCCACCACCACCAACGCCGCTgttgcggcggcggcggcggcgggcaACAAAAATCATAGCCTGTTCGAACTGAACCGAAAATACATCGAACAAGCCCAGAAAACGAAGATTAATAATGAGCGCAATAAATTTCTCTCGTCACTCAACGAGAAGAGGCAGCAAcagttgcagcagcagcaacagcagcaacaacaccaGGACAAGGACACGGCAGCTTATCAAAGAGCGGAAACGAAAGCGTCACCAGCAGGCTTCGTCGCGCAGCCGGCAACCGCAGAATCCGGCCCCGCAGCGGACGAACCGACGGCGGAACCGCCGATCACGCGGGCCCAGAGTGTAGGCGGCGTCTATGCCGCTAACGCCGCCACCGCGACTAGTCCTTCCTCCGCAGTCCAGAACCAGTATCCTGCCGTCGTAACTTCCACGAACAAACTTTCGCCgggcaatattttcaaaaacttcttcAA ATCCTTCGTTCCGCCGACGCGCGACGAGGAGAGCGAAACGCAGCGAAAGGCCCACGCCAAGCGGGTCCGCGAGACGCGCCGCTCGACCCAGGGCGTCACGCTGGACGAGATCAAGAGCGCCGAGCAGCTGGTCAAGAAGAAGAACTCCACCAACGCCGCCGAA GGTGACCCGGCTGCTACCACAACAACCACAATCACACCACCAACCTCATCATCCTCTTCATCAACACCCGCTGCCGTTCCGACGCCGCCGCCACCGATCAACGACCGCGTCCCGGACCCAAGCGGTggaaccggcagcagcagcagcagtattcCCGAGGTAAGCAGCAAACAAGTTCCTTCGCCGAGCGATCCACCAGTTAGTATGTCGGCCAGTTTTACGCTGAGTGCTCCGCCCTCGACGACCAGCGCCAAGTCAGCAGCAGCGCAGCGGACCGGCGATGGAGGTGGCGGCGGCAGCGGTGAAGGCGGGGGTGGCGACGGGACAGCGGACGGCGATGACGGTAGCAAAATCAGTGTCTCGTACACGATCGCGGCTCCAAAGGGAATTGAAAGCAGCGTTGCTGCGACGATCGGCTCCGCCGCCAAAGAAAAGAGCAAAGACGATGCCGTGTCAACGACGGCCACCTTCAGCGTACCGACACCTGCCGCGAACAACCTTAACAAGAAGACTGAATCCGACGAGTTTACGAAACCGACGGCGACCATCCGAGCGCCGGCCAGCTCGTTCAGCACCAGCAAGCGGTCCCTGTTCGACATTGATAACGCCAACTCGCTAACGCTGGCCGAAAAGCTACGCCAAGAGGCCAACAAGTACGCCGAAAGCGACAAGGAGAACTTTGTCAGCAGCGCGAAGAGTTCCGCGAAGACGTCGTCGGAATCTACGGCAGCTGCTGCCGCACCGGCCAACGTGACTCCGGCGGCCGCCGCCGAAGGTACAGTATTGCTGCGAAAGGACAGTAGTGCGCCTTCTTCGCCACTGCACCAGCACCACCATCAGCCCTCGACGCTGGCCGAACGGAGGCCGTCGTGGCGGTTGAAGGTGGACGGTGGATCCAAG TTCAAACTGGAAGACGCCACGGCGCCTGCCATCACGcccaccagcaacaacaacaccagcagCAGTGCCGCCTTGGACTCCTCGAACAACACCCGCACCCAGCAGAATGAGCTCAATAGTATTTCAGCGTCCTCGCTGGCCCAGCGAAGGCAGAACGGCGACAGCAGTACTTTCAACT CAACTCGGCCCGCGTCAGCTCCGGAACTTGCGACGACGACCGCGACCAGCAATGACGCCAGTCTGCACCTGCGGAGGTCACTCAAGAGCGAGGAGAACAAGGAGAATGACAAGGAGAACGACAACCGCAGCAGTGCCCAGGCGACGCAAGCCGTCATCCAGCGCAGGAGGCGCCCCAAGCGGCGCTCGACCGGAGTCGTGCACGTCGACATGGAG GATATTGATCCAGAGCGACAAGATTCTCCGGTCGACGGTGAGGAGAAGGAG TCTGGAACGGAGCGAGGCCGGTCCCGGGTTGGGTCGACCGCGTCGGATCTCGCCGCGGACGCGCAAAAGGATGGCAGCGGCGTCGCGGAGTCCAAGGAGAATGGCGGCGACTACGTCGACTACAAAGCTCTCTACGAACAGGCCAA agcTGACAACGAGAAGCTCAAGAGCTCGATGAGGAAGAAGGACGAAGAAGTGCTCAGTTTGAAGTCGGCCCTCGACAGGTTCACGACCGCG ACCACCAAGAACAACTCGCTGTCGGAGCTGGAAAAGCGGGAAAGACGAGCGATGGAGCGAAAGATGTCGGAAATGGAGGAAGAGCTCaag CtgttgcaaaaatacaaaaccgaAAACGAACGTCTGCGCGCCGAGAATCGCGCCCTCACGCGGGTTGTCTCCAAACTAACGACCTCGGCCCAGAACCAGCTGCACAGCAAGCACTAG
- the LOC6038814 gene encoding protein phosphatase 1 regulatory subunit 12A isoform X3 — translation MSMDNRNTSALFKRAEQLKRWEESETNKHSGTPKSPSMRRIKFSSGCIFLAACVAGDKDEVSRLLETGADIDTANVDGLTALHQACIDDNLDMVEFLVQNGADVNRKDNEGWTPLHATSSCGFLSIARYLIESGADLASINSDGELALDLACSDAMEDLIQRHIDEQGIDCEDARQAEEKIMLNDAKRWLRSDSTDCDKPHPKTGATACHVAAAKGYGKVLALLLDGRGDFDKQDVDGWTPLHAAAYWGQKEAVQMLLNANVDIDVQNYSGQYAIDIAQKDIVPLLDEARKNNLKRPKRRPASQIRYGGGMRITDTIENSIETPTKVIRVEVKPIDSKEKEALASESEEEEPEEEEEPEEEQVEEEEEVEVEQEDAEHSGSDREEDQENGQEVDEEAEEQDEEEAAAEEEEEEEDEQESEPEVSVASESSPYSSSSTSSSSSSAESSMTESDTEEIRSKPVPIISRPTPVPVAEQIIVPKPRDASQQQQAAPPVPWRRPRAIPTPIPTAEHAKLQQEYLQKLQNGNASYNTQVPEKENQPTEPDVILRRTQSFESDEKFYQKYVELRARIQANSCPILPNTNPAVANAAAKTAASNNYLVQRSASLKDHRTLRKASSNLVLGSTGSTTPTGTNANVQTQSATSPPTSPTGTPVTAPSSGQIRSITPANNNNNINNLSQNNSHHIATPAEQTIDNNYSSSDTSDTSTTTNAAVAAAAAAGNKNHSLFELNRKYIEQAQKTKINNERNKFLSSLNEKRQQQLQQQQQQQQHQDKDTAAYQRAETKASPAGFVAQPATAESGPAADEPTAEPPITRAQSVGGVYAANAATATSPSSAVQNQYPAVVTSTNKLSPGNIFKNFFKSFVPPTRDEESETQRKAHAKRVRETRRSTQGVTLDEIKSAEQLVKKKNSTNAAEGDPAATTTTTITPPTSSSSSSTPAAVPTPPPPINDRVPDPSGGTGSSSSSIPEVSSKQVPSPSDPPVSMSASFTLSAPPSTTSAKSAAAQRTGDGGGGGSGEGGGGDGTADGDDGSKISVSYTIAAPKGIESSVAATIGSAAKEKSKDDAVSTTATFSVPTPAANNLNKKTESDEFTKPTATIRAPASSFSTSKRSLFDIDNANSLTLAEKLRQEANKYAESDKENFVSSAKSSAKTSSESTAAAAAPANVTPAAAAEGTVLLRKDSSAPSSPLHQHHHQPSTLAERRPSWRLKVDGGSKFKLEDATAPAITPTSNNNTSSSAALDSSNNTRTQQNELNSISASSLAQRRQNGDSSTFNSTRPASAPELATTTATSNDASLHLRRSLKSEENKENDKENDNRSSAQATQAVIQRRRRPKRRSTGVVHVDMEDIDPERQDSPVDGEEKESGTERGRSRVGSTASDLAADAQKDGSGVAESKENGGDYVDYKALYEQAKADNEKLKSSMRKKDEEVLSLKSALDRFTTATTKNNSLSELEKRERRAMERKMSEMEEELKQLEALKTENQRLKDENGALIRVISKLSR, via the exons GCCTGCATAGACGACAATTTGGATATGGTGGAATTCCTAGTACAGAACGGTGCCGACGTTAACAGAAAAGATAACGAAGGATGGACACCCCTGCACGCCACATCATCCTGCGG ATTCCTCAGTATAGCCCGCTACCTGATAGAGAGTGGCGCCGACCTGGCGTCGATCAACAGCGACGGCGAGCTGGCCCTGGATCTGGCCTGCTCGGACGCGATGGAGGACCTCATCCAGCGACACATCGACGAGCAGGGCATCGACTGCGAGGACGCACGCCAGGCCGAGGAGAAGATCATGCTGAACGACGCCAAGCGGTGGCTCCGCAGCGACAGCACCGACTGTGATAAGCCCCACCCGAAGACGGGCGCGACGGCCTGCCACGTGGCGGCCGCCAAGGGATACGGCAAAGTGCTCGCCCTGCTGCTGGACGGCCGGGGGGACTTTGACAAGCAGGACGTGGACGGGTGGACGCCACTGCACGCGGCCGCCTACTGGGGCCAGAAGGAAGCCGTCCAGATGCTGCTGAACGCGAACGTCGACATCGACGTGCAGAACTACAGCGGCCAGTACGCGATCGACATCGCCCAGAAGGACATCGTGCCGCTGCTGGACGAGGCGCGCAAAAACAACCTCAAACGACCCAAACGGCGTCCGGCTAGTCAGATTAGGTATGGCGGTGGAATGCG AATTACGGACACTATTGAGAATAGCATCGAGACCCCTACCAAGGTCATCAGGGTCGAGGTGAAACCGATCGACAGCAAAGAAAAAGAAG CACTCGCCAGTGAAAGCGAGGAGGAGGAGCCAGAAGAGGAAGAGGAACCTGAAGAAGAGCAAGTAGAAGAAGAGGAGGAGGTGGAAGTAGAGCAGGAGGACGCGGAGCATAGCGGGAGTGATCGCGAAGAAGATCAGGAAAACGGCCAAGAGGTCGACGAGGAGGCGGAGGAGCAAGATGAAGAAGAAGCGGCAGCAgaagaggaagaggaggaggaagatGAGCAGGAATCGGAACCGGAAGTTTCGGTAGCGTCGGAATCTTCACCGTACTCGAGCAGCTCGActtcgtcgtcttcgtcgtcggCTGAAAGCAGCATGACTGAGTCGGACACAG AGGAAATTCGCTCCAAACCCGTTCCGATTATTTCCCGTCCGACGCCGGTTCCGGTGGCCGAGCAGATTATCGTTCCCAAGCCACGTGACGcatcgcagcagcagcaggccgCGCCGCCAGTTCCGTGGCGTCGTCCACGGGCGATCCCAACGCCGATTCCGACGGCTGAACACGCCAAGCTGCAGCAAGAATACCTGCAAAAGTTGCAGAATGGCAACGCGTCGTACAACACTC AAGTTCCTGAGAAGGAGAACCAGCCAACAGAGCCCGATGTGATACTGCGGCGGACGCAAAGCTTCGAGAGCGATGAAAA GTTCTACCAGAAGTACGTCGAGCTGCGAGCCCGAATACAGGCCAACTCGTGCCCGATCCTGCCCAACACGAACCCCGCCGTCGCGAACGCGGCCGCCAAAACCGCCGCCAGCAACAACTATCTTGTACAAAGGTCTGCCTCGTTGAAGGACCACCGGACGTTAAG GAAGGCCTCCAGCAACCTGGTCCTGGGAAGCACCGGCAGCACCACCCCCACTGGCACAAACGCGAACGTACAAACGCAGTCGGCCACGTCGCCACCCACTAGTCCCACCGGAACGCCCGTGACGGCACCCAGCTCCGGACAGATTCGAAG CATCACACctgccaacaacaacaacaacatcaacaacctCAGCCAGAACAACAGCCATCACATTGCGACACCGGCGGAACAGACCATTGATAACAACTACAGTAGTAGCGATACTAGCGACACCTCCACCACCACCAACGCCGCTgttgcggcggcggcggcggcgggcaACAAAAATCATAGCCTGTTCGAACTGAACCGAAAATACATCGAACAAGCCCAGAAAACGAAGATTAATAATGAGCGCAATAAATTTCTCTCGTCACTCAACGAGAAGAGGCAGCAAcagttgcagcagcagcaacagcagcaacaacaccaGGACAAGGACACGGCAGCTTATCAAAGAGCGGAAACGAAAGCGTCACCAGCAGGCTTCGTCGCGCAGCCGGCAACCGCAGAATCCGGCCCCGCAGCGGACGAACCGACGGCGGAACCGCCGATCACGCGGGCCCAGAGTGTAGGCGGCGTCTATGCCGCTAACGCCGCCACCGCGACTAGTCCTTCCTCCGCAGTCCAGAACCAGTATCCTGCCGTCGTAACTTCCACGAACAAACTTTCGCCgggcaatattttcaaaaacttcttcAA ATCCTTCGTTCCGCCGACGCGCGACGAGGAGAGCGAAACGCAGCGAAAGGCCCACGCCAAGCGGGTCCGCGAGACGCGCCGCTCGACCCAGGGCGTCACGCTGGACGAGATCAAGAGCGCCGAGCAGCTGGTCAAGAAGAAGAACTCCACCAACGCCGCCGAA GGTGACCCGGCTGCTACCACAACAACCACAATCACACCACCAACCTCATCATCCTCTTCATCAACACCCGCTGCCGTTCCGACGCCGCCGCCACCGATCAACGACCGCGTCCCGGACCCAAGCGGTggaaccggcagcagcagcagcagtattcCCGAGGTAAGCAGCAAACAAGTTCCTTCGCCGAGCGATCCACCAGTTAGTATGTCGGCCAGTTTTACGCTGAGTGCTCCGCCCTCGACGACCAGCGCCAAGTCAGCAGCAGCGCAGCGGACCGGCGATGGAGGTGGCGGCGGCAGCGGTGAAGGCGGGGGTGGCGACGGGACAGCGGACGGCGATGACGGTAGCAAAATCAGTGTCTCGTACACGATCGCGGCTCCAAAGGGAATTGAAAGCAGCGTTGCTGCGACGATCGGCTCCGCCGCCAAAGAAAAGAGCAAAGACGATGCCGTGTCAACGACGGCCACCTTCAGCGTACCGACACCTGCCGCGAACAACCTTAACAAGAAGACTGAATCCGACGAGTTTACGAAACCGACGGCGACCATCCGAGCGCCGGCCAGCTCGTTCAGCACCAGCAAGCGGTCCCTGTTCGACATTGATAACGCCAACTCGCTAACGCTGGCCGAAAAGCTACGCCAAGAGGCCAACAAGTACGCCGAAAGCGACAAGGAGAACTTTGTCAGCAGCGCGAAGAGTTCCGCGAAGACGTCGTCGGAATCTACGGCAGCTGCTGCCGCACCGGCCAACGTGACTCCGGCGGCCGCCGCCGAAGGTACAGTATTGCTGCGAAAGGACAGTAGTGCGCCTTCTTCGCCACTGCACCAGCACCACCATCAGCCCTCGACGCTGGCCGAACGGAGGCCGTCGTGGCGGTTGAAGGTGGACGGTGGATCCAAG TTCAAACTGGAAGACGCCACGGCGCCTGCCATCACGcccaccagcaacaacaacaccagcagCAGTGCCGCCTTGGACTCCTCGAACAACACCCGCACCCAGCAGAATGAGCTCAATAGTATTTCAGCGTCCTCGCTGGCCCAGCGAAGGCAGAACGGCGACAGCAGTACTTTCAACT CAACTCGGCCCGCGTCAGCTCCGGAACTTGCGACGACGACCGCGACCAGCAATGACGCCAGTCTGCACCTGCGGAGGTCACTCAAGAGCGAGGAGAACAAGGAGAATGACAAGGAGAACGACAACCGCAGCAGTGCCCAGGCGACGCAAGCCGTCATCCAGCGCAGGAGGCGCCCCAAGCGGCGCTCGACCGGAGTCGTGCACGTCGACATGGAG GATATTGATCCAGAGCGACAAGATTCTCCGGTCGACGGTGAGGAGAAGGAG TCTGGAACGGAGCGAGGCCGGTCCCGGGTTGGGTCGACCGCGTCGGATCTCGCCGCGGACGCGCAAAAGGATGGCAGCGGCGTCGCGGAGTCCAAGGAGAATGGCGGCGACTACGTCGACTACAAAGCTCTCTACGAACAGGCCAA agcTGACAACGAGAAGCTCAAGAGCTCGATGAGGAAGAAGGACGAAGAAGTGCTCAGTTTGAAGTCGGCCCTCGACAGGTTCACGACCGCG ACCACCAAGAACAACTCGCTGTCGGAGCTGGAAAAGCGGGAAAGACGAGCGATGGAGCGAAAGATGTCGGAAATGGAGGAAGAGCTCaag